One window of Zalophus californianus isolate mZalCal1 chromosome 3, mZalCal1.pri.v2, whole genome shotgun sequence genomic DNA carries:
- the SLC25A15 gene encoding mitochondrial ornithine transporter 1, which translates to MKSSPAIQAAIDLTAGAAGGTACVLTGQPFDTLKVKMQTFPDLYRGLTDCCLKTYSQVGFRGFYKGTSPALIANIAENSVLFMCYGFCQQVVRKVVGLEKQARLSDLQNAAAGSFASAFAALVLCPTELVKCRLQTMYEMESSGKIARSQNTVWSVVKSVLRKDGPLGFYHGLSSTLLREVPGYFFFFGGYELSRSFFASGRSKDELGPVPLMLSGGVGGICLWLAVYPVDCVKSRIQVLSMSGKQAGFIGTFISIVKNEGITALYSGLKPTMIRAFPANGALFLAYEYSRKLMMSQFEAY; encoded by the exons ATGAAGTCCAGTCCTGCTATCCAAGCTGCCATTGACCTCACGGCGGGAGCTGCAG GGGGCACGGCATGTGTACTGACTGGGCAGCCCTTTGACACCTTGAAAGTGAAGATGCAGACATTCCCCGACCTGTACCGGGGCCTCACCGACTGCTGCCTGAAGACCTACTCCCAGGTGGGCTTCCGCGGCTTCTACAAGGGGACCAGCCCAGCGCTGATCGCCAACATCGCCGAGAACTCTGTCCTCTTCATGTGCTATGGCTTCTGCCAACAGGTGGTGCGGAAAGTGGTTGGATTGGAAAAGCAGGCGAGGCTGAG TGACCTGCAGAACGCGGCCGCGGGTTCCTTCGCCTCTGCCTTTGCTGCCCTGGTGCTCTGCCCCACCGAGCTTGTCAAGTGCCGGCTGCAGACCATGTATGAGATGGAGTCATCAGGAAAGATAGCCAGAAGCCAGAA CACCGTCTGGTCCGTGGTGAAGAGCGTCCTCAGGAAGGACGGCCCCTTGGGCTTCTACCACGGCCTCTCCAGCACCTTACTCCGAGAGGTGCCCggctatttcttcttctttggcgGTTACGAACTGAGCAGGTCATTCTTTGCCTCAGGGAGATCGAAGGATGAACTAG GCCCTGTCCCTCTGATGTTAAGCGGTGGAGTTGGTGGAATCTGCCTCTGGCTTGCTGTTTACCCAGTGGATTGCGTCAAATCCAGAATTCAAGTTCTTTCCATGTCTGGAAAACAGGCAGGATTTATCGGAACCTTCATAAGCATTGTGAAAAATGAAG GAATAACGGCCTTATATTCTGGGCTGAAACCTACTATGATTCGAGCATTCCCTGCCAATGGGGCGCTCTTTTTGGCCTATGAATATAGCAGGAAGCTGATGATGAGCCAGTTTGAAGCCTACTGA